A single window of Pontibacillus chungwhensis DNA harbors:
- the ptsG gene encoding glucose-specific PTS transporter subunit IIBC, with product MFKQAFGTLQKVGKALMLPVALLPAAGLLLGFGTTFQNETFLNKVPAFRAEWIQMIAEVMADSGDIVFSNLALLFAVGVAVGLAGGEGAAGLAAIIGYLIMNVTMGAIEEVTPQMASDSAAYAEVLGIPTLQTGVFGGIIIGIISALLYKRFFNIELPQYLGFFQGKRFVPIVTAFTSLFVGIAMVYLWPFAQNGLNAFSHVMLEQNKVIAAFVFGVIERSLIPFGLHHIFYSPFWFEFGTYTNQAGEIVRGDYSIFFAQLKDNVELTAGTFMTGKFPFMMFGLPAAALAIYHTAKPERKAVVGGIMGSAALTSFLTGITEPLEFSFLFVAPLLFAVHAIFAGLSFMVMEILQVKIGMTFSGGLIDYLLFGVLQNKTDWWLVLPVGAAFAVIYYFGFRFVILKFNLATPGREDESEDGGAEVDVNEKPFEILSALGGQENITYLDACITRLRVSVDDKGKVDKDRLKKLGASGVMEVGNNIQAIYGPASDSIRGQIQDIIDGKTPRPVDKEPATEESCEAPTGEFSFVSPLKGEIMPISEVPDDVFSGKMMGDGFAILPSDGEIVSPINGKVLNVFPTKHALGLQAEDGTEVLIHFGIDTVTLKGEGFEAFVSEGDEITQGQTLLKVDIDSVQEKVPSIVTPIVFTNLGEGQVVKINAEGAVSQGQKNIISI from the coding sequence ATGTTTAAACAAGCTTTTGGTACATTACAAAAGGTCGGTAAAGCTTTAATGCTTCCTGTAGCGCTTTTACCTGCTGCTGGTTTGCTACTCGGGTTTGGTACGACTTTTCAAAATGAGACATTCTTAAATAAAGTTCCGGCGTTCCGCGCAGAATGGATTCAGATGATTGCTGAAGTCATGGCGGATTCTGGGGATATTGTATTTTCAAACTTAGCCTTACTATTTGCCGTTGGTGTAGCGGTTGGATTAGCTGGTGGTGAAGGTGCCGCTGGACTTGCTGCGATCATTGGTTACTTGATTATGAACGTAACGATGGGCGCAATTGAAGAAGTTACGCCACAAATGGCATCTGATAGTGCCGCCTATGCGGAAGTATTAGGTATTCCGACGCTTCAGACTGGTGTCTTTGGTGGTATTATCATAGGTATTATATCCGCACTACTCTATAAGAGATTCTTTAATATTGAATTGCCTCAGTATTTAGGGTTCTTCCAAGGTAAACGTTTCGTGCCGATTGTAACGGCATTTACTTCTTTATTTGTAGGTATTGCGATGGTTTATTTATGGCCATTTGCTCAAAACGGTTTAAACGCGTTTTCACACGTCATGTTAGAGCAAAACAAAGTGATTGCAGCGTTTGTGTTTGGTGTTATTGAACGTTCATTAATTCCGTTCGGATTACACCACATCTTCTATTCTCCATTCTGGTTTGAGTTTGGTACGTATACGAACCAAGCAGGAGAAATTGTTCGTGGTGACTACTCGATCTTCTTTGCTCAGTTAAAAGATAATGTTGAGCTTACAGCTGGTACATTCATGACAGGTAAATTCCCGTTCATGATGTTCGGTCTTCCGGCAGCTGCATTAGCGATCTACCATACAGCTAAGCCAGAGCGTAAAGCGGTTGTTGGTGGTATCATGGGTTCTGCAGCCTTAACTTCTTTCTTAACAGGAATTACAGAACCACTTGAATTCTCATTCTTATTTGTGGCACCATTATTATTCGCCGTTCACGCGATCTTCGCTGGTTTGTCATTTATGGTAATGGAGATCTTGCAAGTTAAGATCGGAATGACATTCTCCGGTGGTTTGATTGACTACTTGTTATTCGGGGTTCTGCAAAACAAAACCGATTGGTGGCTTGTTCTACCAGTAGGTGCAGCCTTTGCAGTCATTTATTACTTCGGATTCCGATTTGTAATTCTGAAATTCAACCTAGCAACGCCAGGTCGTGAGGATGAATCAGAAGATGGCGGAGCTGAAGTTGATGTGAATGAGAAACCATTTGAAATTCTTTCGGCTCTTGGTGGACAAGAAAATATCACATATTTAGACGCTTGTATCACTCGATTACGAGTATCTGTGGACGATAAAGGGAAAGTTGATAAAGATCGCTTGAAAAAACTTGGCGCATCAGGTGTAATGGAAGTTGGTAATAATATTCAAGCTATCTATGGTCCTGCTTCTGATTCAATAAGAGGACAAATTCAAGATATTATTGATGGCAAAACGCCTCGTCCAGTGGATAAAGAGCCTGCTACAGAAGAATCTTGCGAGGCTCCTACAGGAGAGTTCAGCTTTGTCAGTCCTCTAAAAGGTGAAATTATGCCGATTTCAGAGGTGCCAGATGACGTATTTTCAGGTAAAATGATGGGGGACGGCTTTGCAATTCTTCCATCAGATGGTGAGATTGTTTCACCAATTAACGGGAAAGTACTAAATGTCTTCCCAACGAAACATGCTCTTGGTTTACAAGCTGAAGATGGTACAGAAGTGCTGATCCACTTTGGAATCGATACCGTAACCCTAAAAGGGGAAGGATTCGAAGCATTTGTATCAGAAGGCGACGAAATCACTCAAGGTCAAACTTTATTAAAAGTTGATATTGATTCCGTTCAAGAGAAAGTACCATCCATTGTCACTCCAATTGTGTTCACAAACCTTGGAGAAGGACAAGTTGTGAAGATTAACGCAGAAGGCGCTGTCTCACAAGGACAGAAGAATATTATTTCAATTTAA
- a CDS encoding metal-dependent hydrolase → MDTGTHVVMGVALGGLATLDPAVQSDPALFNAVFIGVMAGSQAPDLDTVNKLRNNAVYIRHHRGITHSMPAVALWGILIAGLIYAFFPQVDFLHLWLWTFFAVILHVFVDVFNAYGTQAYRPFSNRWVAYGIINTFDPYIFGLHLVGIIAWGLGANPGITFIIVWFVLVLYYLKRYFTKREMVNKIKNHYDHVEQIVTSPTIRYNKWRLAITTGDKFYVGRAENGEIEILDEFKRKPLPDLPVMQKAIQDENMDAFLSFSPVYRWEIDEYDDYTEVRLIDLRYRSNERYPFVAVVTLDDDLNILSSYTGWIFSEEKLQKKLDVLPT, encoded by the coding sequence ATGGACACTGGTACCCATGTTGTTATGGGAGTTGCTTTAGGGGGACTAGCCACGCTCGATCCTGCTGTACAAAGCGATCCTGCCTTATTTAATGCCGTTTTCATTGGCGTAATGGCTGGTTCTCAAGCTCCTGACCTCGATACTGTTAACAAACTCCGTAATAATGCGGTCTATATTCGTCATCATCGTGGGATTACCCATTCAATGCCAGCTGTTGCTTTATGGGGGATTTTAATCGCAGGATTGATTTATGCCTTTTTCCCTCAGGTGGATTTCCTTCATTTATGGTTATGGACTTTCTTCGCTGTTATTCTACACGTATTTGTAGATGTATTTAATGCATACGGCACACAAGCATACAGACCCTTTTCGAATAGGTGGGTTGCTTACGGAATCATAAACACGTTTGATCCGTATATATTTGGCCTTCACCTTGTAGGAATCATAGCCTGGGGGCTTGGAGCAAATCCAGGTATAACCTTTATCATTGTTTGGTTTGTGCTTGTCCTTTATTATCTTAAACGATATTTCACCAAACGTGAAATGGTAAATAAAATCAAGAATCATTATGATCATGTAGAGCAAATTGTAACCTCTCCTACCATTCGTTACAACAAATGGCGACTAGCCATCACAACAGGGGATAAGTTTTATGTTGGCCGCGCAGAGAACGGAGAAATAGAAATCCTTGATGAATTTAAGAGAAAACCTCTTCCGGATCTACCCGTTATGCAAAAGGCTATTCAAGATGAGAATATGGATGCATTCCTTTCCTTCTCTCCTGTGTATCGATGGGAGATCGATGAATACGATGATTATACAGAGGTACGATTAATTGATTTGCGTTATCGATCCAATGAACGGTATCCATTTGTGGCAGTGGTGACATTGGATGATGATTTAAATATCCTATCTTCTTATACTGGCTGGATCTTTTCAGAAGAGAAGCTTCAAAAGAAGTTAGACGTCCTACCCACATGA
- the ntdP gene encoding nucleoside tri-diphosphate phosphatase has translation MPVPKPGQHIQIHSYKHNGQLHRVWDSTTILKGTNNVVIGANDKTRVTESDGRTWITREPAICYFHSKYWFNIIGMLRNDGVYYYCNISSPFVYDEGAIKYIDYDLDVKVFPDYTHILLDEDEYEIHRQDMNYPGVLDHILKNNVNHLLRWVRQRKGPFSPEFIDQWYERYLTYLS, from the coding sequence ATGCCAGTCCCAAAGCCAGGTCAACATATACAAATTCATAGCTATAAGCATAATGGTCAGTTGCACCGAGTGTGGGATAGCACCACTATATTGAAAGGAACGAATAATGTGGTGATCGGTGCCAATGATAAAACAAGGGTAACGGAAAGTGATGGTCGTACCTGGATTACACGGGAACCAGCCATATGTTATTTTCATTCGAAGTACTGGTTCAATATTATCGGTATGCTCCGTAATGACGGGGTATATTATTATTGCAACATTAGTTCTCCGTTTGTCTATGACGAAGGGGCCATTAAGTACATTGATTATGATCTAGACGTCAAAGTGTTCCCGGATTATACGCACATCCTCCTAGATGAGGACGAGTATGAAATTCATCGCCAGGATATGAATTATCCGGGTGTACTCGATCATATTCTAAAGAACAATGTGAATCACTTGCTGCGTTGGGTAAGGCAACGAAAAGGGCCTTTTTCACCGGAGTTTATTGATCAATGGTACGAACGTTACTTAACTTACTTGTCGTAA
- a CDS encoding ABC transporter ATP-binding protein, translated as MGSVKRYMNFVKPYKWKIVLTVSIGILKFGIPLLIPLLSKYVIDSILNNPDMTQAEQIDQLFWLMGGAFVVFAIIRPPVEYFRQYLAQWVGNNILYDIREKLFDHIQRLSLRFYSKTKTGEVISRVIHDVEQTKNFVMTGLMNIWLDMITIVIAIGIMLYMDVWLTLVSISLFPLYGFAIKYFYSKLRRLTRDRSQALAQVQGHLHERVQGMPVVRSFALEDYEQEQFNVQNKNFLNKALSHTSWNAKTFSVTSTITDIAPLLVIAFAGYFVIQGNIQIGTMVAFIGYMERVYSPLRRLVSSSTVLTQSLASMDRVFEFMDETYDIKDKENAEKLEHVHGDVEFDRISFRYDEDESLVLKDLSLNVKKGETIALVGMSGGGKSTLISLLPRFYDVESGSIKIDGKDIRDVEARTLRDKIGMVLQDNILFSESIAMNIKMGDPDATDEEMIEAAKAANAHDFIMSLPYGYDTTVGERGVKLSGGQKQRVAIARVFLKNPPLLILDEATSALDLESEHLIQEALEKLAADRTTFIVAHRLSTITHANRIVLLADGEIKEVGSHEELMNKKGAYYDLYQVQQLDDAEPETEYLGT; from the coding sequence ATGGGTAGCGTGAAGCGCTATATGAATTTCGTAAAACCCTATAAGTGGAAAATTGTACTTACGGTGTCGATTGGGATATTAAAATTTGGTATTCCTTTATTGATTCCGTTACTCTCAAAATATGTGATTGACTCCATATTAAACAATCCTGATATGACACAAGCAGAGCAAATTGATCAACTGTTCTGGCTCATGGGAGGAGCTTTCGTCGTATTCGCTATTATTCGTCCGCCTGTTGAATACTTCCGCCAGTATCTTGCTCAGTGGGTCGGGAACAACATTTTGTATGATATTCGCGAAAAATTATTTGATCATATCCAACGTCTTAGCTTGCGGTTTTACTCCAAAACCAAAACAGGTGAAGTTATCTCACGTGTTATTCATGATGTTGAACAAACGAAAAACTTTGTTATGACAGGCTTAATGAATATTTGGCTCGATATGATTACGATTGTTATTGCGATTGGGATCATGCTTTATATGGATGTCTGGTTAACGCTTGTATCGATCTCCCTGTTTCCCCTATATGGATTTGCTATTAAATACTTTTATTCTAAACTACGGAGACTCACGAGAGATCGTTCCCAGGCTCTTGCTCAAGTACAAGGGCATCTGCATGAACGTGTGCAAGGGATGCCTGTTGTGCGGAGCTTTGCTCTTGAGGATTATGAGCAAGAGCAGTTTAATGTACAGAATAAGAATTTCTTAAACAAAGCGCTGAGCCATACGAGCTGGAATGCGAAAACGTTTAGTGTAACCTCAACGATTACAGACATCGCGCCATTACTCGTCATCGCATTTGCAGGGTACTTTGTTATTCAGGGTAATATTCAAATCGGTACGATGGTTGCGTTTATTGGGTATATGGAGCGCGTTTATAGTCCCCTTCGCCGACTTGTGAGTTCGTCGACTGTGCTCACTCAATCTCTGGCATCAATGGATAGGGTTTTTGAATTTATGGACGAAACCTATGACATTAAAGACAAAGAGAATGCGGAGAAGCTTGAGCACGTTCATGGGGACGTAGAGTTTGATCGGATCTCATTCCGCTATGATGAGGATGAAAGCCTCGTATTAAAGGATCTTTCATTGAATGTTAAGAAAGGGGAGACCATTGCCCTTGTTGGAATGAGTGGGGGAGGAAAGTCGACCCTTATTAGCCTGCTCCCTCGTTTCTACGATGTAGAATCAGGTAGCATTAAGATTGACGGGAAAGATATCCGAGATGTCGAAGCTCGCACTCTTCGCGATAAGATTGGTATGGTACTTCAGGATAACATTTTGTTTAGTGAATCAATTGCTATGAATATTAAGATGGGGGATCCTGATGCAACGGATGAAGAGATGATTGAAGCAGCTAAAGCGGCGAATGCTCATGACTTTATTATGAGTTTGCCGTATGGATACGACACGACCGTTGGGGAACGAGGCGTGAAACTCTCTGGAGGTCAGAAGCAACGTGTGGCGATTGCCCGCGTATTCTTGAAAAACCCGCCATTGCTTATCTTAGATGAAGCAACGTCTGCTCTTGATCTTGAAAGTGAACATTTAATTCAAGAGGCCTTAGAGAAACTGGCGGCAGACCGAACGACGTTTATTGTGGCTCACCGTTTATCCACAATCACGCACGCCAATCGGATTGTTTTGCTAGCTGATGGAGAAATCAAGGAAGTTGGCAGTCACGAAGAACTTATGAACAAAAAAGGTGCCTACTACGACCTTTATCAGGTTCAACAACTTGATGATGCTGAACCAGAAACAGAATATTTAGGAACGTAA
- a CDS encoding YpzG family protein — protein sequence MANKSEKRVDKRFFKNLYSDPFQSPRASTKHAFDQVNGETQQSQSEIITQVQMRKRS from the coding sequence GTGGCCAATAAATCAGAGAAACGTGTAGACAAACGTTTTTTCAAGAATTTATACAGTGACCCTTTCCAATCTCCACGCGCTAGTACGAAACACGCTTTCGACCAAGTAAATGGAGAGACCCAACAATCTCAATCCGAAATCATCACCCAAGTCCAGATGCGAAAACGTAGCTAA
- a CDS encoding phosphocarrier protein HPr, whose amino-acid sequence MAEQTVKITAKDGVHARPATVLVQEAGKYEADVNLDYNGKSVNLKSIMGIMSLGIPSGAEVTFKAEGSDEEEALKAIIDVVKNQELGE is encoded by the coding sequence ATGGCAGAACAAACAGTGAAAATTACAGCAAAAGACGGTGTGCACGCACGCCCAGCAACAGTACTTGTACAAGAAGCAGGTAAATACGAAGCAGACGTTAACCTTGACTACAACGGTAAAAGCGTTAACCTTAAATCCATCATGGGAATCATGTCTCTAGGAATCCCTTCAGGTGCAGAAGTAACATTCAAAGCTGAAGGTAGCGACGAAGAAGAAGCGCTTAAAGCAATCATCGACGTTGTTAAAAACCAAGAACTAGGTGAATAA
- a CDS encoding gamma-type small acid-soluble spore protein, translating to MAKKQNQQQANQTASGTNVDHVKQQNQQSAQGQGQYGTEFAQGQGKTDVQHVKQQNQKSAQKKK from the coding sequence TTGGCTAAAAAACAAAACCAACAGCAAGCAAACCAAACAGCTTCAGGTACAAATGTTGATCACGTGAAACAGCAAAACCAACAGTCTGCACAAGGACAAGGGCAATACGGTACAGAATTTGCTCAAGGCCAAGGTAAAACAGACGTACAACACGTGAAACAACAGAACCAAAAGTCTGCACAAAAGAAAAAATAA
- a CDS encoding FUSC family protein: MKLGARMLKTGLAVAIAIYIAAALPFQTSTVFAGMAALFSIQPSIYRSYQSIVEQVEANIIGAIVAYIILVSLGNDPFIMGFTIVLVIGVCVKFGMKENTILLALVAVIAIMESTEMDLLPFTMLRFSSLMIGIFASFVVNLVFIPPKYETKLFNQVDQHTGDILQWLRITTRHLSDRPALREEIDRLESAMVTLDHTYSLFREERTYFKKRRFEKARKLILFKHLISTTRKAFEVLKTFSSLENEMDKVPSEFRTTLVNELDKVIHVHEKLILSLKGRIRFHETDPIEEAGEPNIPKLVEYLIDIYEEKETEEEKLMFLPLATKLMDYHQKLAHLKKLLSSYQLYHTSEQIKTIKK, encoded by the coding sequence ATGAAGTTAGGTGCACGTATGCTGAAGACAGGACTAGCCGTTGCCATTGCTATTTATATTGCGGCAGCCCTCCCCTTCCAGACAAGCACAGTTTTCGCAGGTATGGCTGCGTTATTCTCCATACAACCATCCATTTACCGGTCATATCAGTCAATTGTAGAACAAGTAGAAGCGAATATTATTGGAGCGATTGTCGCTTATATAATATTGGTTTCTCTTGGGAATGATCCGTTTATTATGGGATTTACGATCGTCCTTGTTATCGGTGTCTGTGTGAAGTTTGGTATGAAAGAGAACACCATTCTTCTAGCCCTTGTAGCCGTTATCGCCATTATGGAATCGACAGAGATGGACCTTCTTCCATTTACGATGTTACGCTTCTCATCTCTTATGATCGGGATCTTCGCATCCTTTGTCGTGAACCTGGTCTTTATCCCACCTAAATACGAAACGAAGTTATTCAATCAGGTCGACCAACATACAGGTGACATTTTACAATGGCTTCGCATTACGACCCGGCATCTTTCTGATCGACCTGCTCTACGCGAGGAAATTGATCGCCTTGAGAGTGCAATGGTCACCTTAGATCACACATACAGCTTATTTAGAGAAGAACGAACCTATTTTAAGAAGCGCCGGTTTGAAAAAGCTCGTAAACTTATTTTATTTAAGCATTTAATCTCGACTACCCGAAAGGCTTTCGAAGTGCTGAAAACGTTTAGTAGCCTTGAAAATGAAATGGACAAAGTCCCTTCAGAATTTAGAACAACACTTGTGAACGAGCTGGATAAAGTCATCCACGTTCATGAGAAACTCATCCTTTCTCTTAAAGGAAGGATCAGGTTCCATGAAACCGACCCAATTGAAGAAGCTGGTGAGCCAAATATCCCTAAGTTAGTCGAGTACTTAATTGATATATATGAAGAGAAAGAAACAGAGGAAGAGAAATTAATGTTCCTCCCTCTTGCCACGAAATTAATGGATTATCATCAGAAATTGGCTCATTTGAAAAAGCTCCTTTCTAGTTATCAGCTCTATCATACGAGTGAACAGATTAAGACGATTAAGAAATAG
- the mutY gene encoding A/G-specific adenine glycosylase — protein sequence MLEGFDLEAFRQDLIQWFQAEQRILPWRENQDPYRVWVSEIMLQQTRVDTVIPYFQNFLEKFPTPEALAYAEEQDVLKAWEGLGYYSRARNLQTAVREVVEAYDGKVPDNEKELGSLKGVGPYTRGAILSIAYDVPSPAVDGNVMRVLSRILMIEEDIAKPATRKIFESLIRELISKEDPSSFNQGLMELGALVCTPKSPSCLLCPVRSHCRAFHEGKETELPIKSSKKKQKRLPYMTLVLRDQQGRYVVEKRPENGLLANLWQFPMVPIQQVDREKVPEWVKDHYGLDIELLNTVDHIKHTFSHVIWDLEVVTASASGELTASDARFASKEELEALPFPVSHQKVHKHL from the coding sequence ATGCTTGAAGGCTTTGATCTAGAAGCCTTTCGCCAGGATTTAATCCAGTGGTTCCAAGCCGAGCAGCGGATCCTCCCGTGGCGTGAGAATCAGGATCCATATCGGGTATGGGTGTCTGAAATCATGCTTCAGCAAACACGGGTAGATACCGTTATTCCATACTTCCAAAATTTCTTGGAGAAATTTCCGACACCAGAAGCACTCGCTTATGCCGAAGAACAAGACGTTTTAAAAGCGTGGGAGGGCTTAGGATACTATTCCCGTGCACGTAATTTACAAACGGCGGTGCGTGAAGTAGTCGAAGCCTATGACGGCAAAGTACCCGACAATGAGAAAGAACTTGGGTCATTAAAAGGAGTCGGACCATATACAAGAGGGGCCATCTTAAGCATTGCTTATGATGTACCGTCTCCCGCTGTGGATGGGAACGTCATGCGTGTCTTATCACGTATTCTGATGATTGAAGAAGATATTGCCAAGCCGGCAACTAGAAAAATTTTCGAGTCGTTGATAAGAGAGCTTATCTCAAAAGAAGACCCATCTTCTTTCAATCAGGGATTAATGGAATTAGGCGCGCTTGTCTGTACTCCTAAGAGCCCGTCTTGTCTTCTTTGTCCTGTGCGCTCCCACTGCCGAGCTTTCCATGAAGGGAAAGAAACGGAACTACCTATTAAGTCTTCTAAGAAGAAACAAAAGCGTCTTCCTTACATGACTCTCGTTCTGCGAGATCAACAAGGACGATATGTAGTCGAAAAGCGTCCTGAAAATGGATTGCTCGCAAACCTATGGCAGTTCCCGATGGTTCCTATACAGCAAGTGGACCGTGAAAAAGTTCCAGAGTGGGTGAAAGACCACTATGGGTTAGATATTGAACTGTTAAATACAGTGGATCACATCAAACATACTTTCTCCCATGTGATTTGGGATCTAGAAGTGGTTACTGCTTCAGCAAGTGGCGAATTGACCGCTAGCGATGCTCGTTTTGCTTCCAAAGAAGAACTTGAGGCTTTACCATTTCCGGTTTCCCACCAAAAAGTTCACAAACATCTATAA
- a CDS encoding YfhJ family protein yields MEDIFDRLANRLCEENDQLSMYQARIWVEYLWEDFETTRAKAGREYEGKQVTEQIVMQWINSYGSRLHDFMSRNPRYQHLFNDDQQLH; encoded by the coding sequence ATGGAAGATATTTTTGATCGGTTAGCGAATCGTCTATGCGAAGAGAACGATCAGCTTAGTATGTATCAAGCACGTATTTGGGTGGAGTACTTGTGGGAAGATTTCGAAACGACAAGAGCTAAGGCCGGACGTGAATATGAGGGGAAACAAGTGACGGAACAAATTGTAATGCAGTGGATTAACAGCTATGGTTCTCGTCTGCACGACTTTATGAGTCGAAACCCCCGTTATCAGCACTTATTCAATGATGATCAACAATTGCACTAA
- the sspK gene encoding small acid-soluble spore protein K, which yields MVRNKTVGFPEKKPNGEARAKSEYGAKRANGTINTRPQERARKSSQRDHTNF from the coding sequence ATGGTAAGAAATAAAACCGTGGGATTTCCTGAGAAAAAGCCAAATGGTGAAGCACGCGCTAAGTCCGAATACGGAGCTAAACGTGCAAACGGCACCATTAACACGCGCCCACAAGAACGAGCGCGCAAATCTTCCCAACGCGATCACACAAATTTCTAG
- a CDS encoding TetR/AcrR family transcriptional regulator yields the protein MQGSNHAETNEELYNRAKKLFVERGYEEVTMKELAKEVGWSEKQLVRRFGSKGDFVIELMMEGFSLEEEENDPDVRSLNTNKAVADIVYDYIMKRLNRYLIFGKKLFKEMMTWSLSLAKKNPEMMNKFVQMDFMFVDDLITFLDGLKENGVLETEFDSVQAGEIVYSVLAFEFLVYIYQSDHTKDQLHEGIQKKLHFIFT from the coding sequence GTGCAAGGATCTAATCATGCGGAGACGAATGAGGAGCTATATAATCGGGCGAAGAAACTGTTTGTAGAGCGTGGCTATGAGGAAGTAACGATGAAAGAGTTAGCCAAGGAAGTTGGATGGAGTGAAAAACAATTAGTAAGAAGGTTTGGATCTAAAGGTGACTTTGTTATTGAATTGATGATGGAAGGTTTTTCACTTGAGGAAGAAGAGAACGATCCAGATGTCAGGAGCCTTAATACGAACAAAGCAGTAGCTGATATTGTGTATGACTACATAATGAAACGGTTGAACCGTTATTTGATATTTGGCAAGAAGTTGTTTAAAGAAATGATGACCTGGAGTTTAAGTCTTGCGAAGAAAAATCCGGAGATGATGAACAAGTTTGTTCAAATGGATTTTATGTTCGTTGATGATTTAATTACTTTTTTAGATGGATTGAAAGAAAACGGAGTTCTTGAAACAGAATTTGATTCTGTGCAAGCTGGGGAAATTGTTTACAGTGTGTTAGCCTTTGAATTCTTAGTTTATATTTATCAGTCTGATCATACGAAAGATCAGCTACATGAAGGAATCCAGAAGAAGTTACATTTTATCTTTACATAA